In Erigeron canadensis isolate Cc75 chromosome 6, C_canadensis_v1, whole genome shotgun sequence, the following are encoded in one genomic region:
- the LOC122603132 gene encoding BAG family molecular chaperone regulator 7: MSRFTKLDIIDYLVSTTPSPLPSDDFDFDSPLDLFAFPSLDDIIFSPPFLTVTDLVQIHRTTTPLCIASSRNLITRRRSSDLYLKALSDRVSALELAFDLVNDDKKPAKSSSLDRKYTWTAEINSPEKNGLDRKYKVTTEIKGGKKKEKTSKWTAEIKKKGEDVRKYTFTASTANAGVEDSESQVVKKEKNNNKKTSTKKKEKSPRIVEIQGEPDHGALLLKQAFNRALERNKGKKKELSPQDAAMVIQMTFRAYLIKRSQTLRALRDLAVAKGRLKELRSLFNNFSYRRRLAHNAQEKQKFSEKVIVLLITVDSIEGADIMVRAAKRSMVDELEAMLDVVDPQPGEGRSVSLKRRTFDMPDAVIQKELAEGVAQVVRMLGEDNASETFEA; this comes from the exons atgaGCCGATTTACTAAACTCGACATCATCGATTACTTAGTATCAACAACACCATCACCATTACCATCTGATGACTTTGATTTCGATTCACCTCTTGATCTCTTCGCTTTTCCATCACTTGATGATATCATCTTTTCACCGCCCTTCTTAACCGTCACCGATCTTGTTCAAATCCACCGTACCACCACGCCCCTTTGCATCGCATCATCTCGCAACCTCATCACGCGCCGCCGGTCCTCCGATCTGTACCTCAAGGCACTCTCTGACCGTGTCTCTGCACTCGAGCTAGCCTTTGACTTGGTGAACGATGACAAGAAACCTGCCAAGTCGTCTTCATTGGATCGGAAGTACACGTGGACGGCTGAGATTAACAGCCCCGAGAAAAACGGATTGGATCGGAAATATAAGGTGACGACTGAGATAAAAGGaggaaagaagaaagagaagaCATCAAAATGGACGGCTGAGATTAAGAAGAAAGGAGAAGATGTACGCAAGTACACTTTCACTGCTTCAACAGCCAATGCTGGGGTTGAAGACTCGGAATCACAAgtagtaaaaaaagaaaagaataataataaaaaaactagtACTAAAAAGAAGGAGAAATCGCCACGTATTGTTGAAATACAAGGCGAACCTGATCATGGTGCTCTCTTATTGAAACAG GCATTTAACAGGGCCTTGGAAAGAAACAAAgggaagaagaaggagttgtCACCACAAGATGCAGCCATGGTGATACAAATGACTTTTAGAGCATATCTGATCAAGAGGTCTCAAACTCTCCGTGCTCTTCGTGACTTGGCTGTTGCTAAGGGGAGGCTTAAGGAGCTCAGGAGCTTGTTTAACAATTTCTCCTACCGACGCCGTTTGGCTCATAATGCCCAGGAGAAACAGAAGTTCTCTGAGAAAGTTATTGTGTTACTTATCACTGTTGATTCCATTGAG GGTGCTGATATCATGGTGAGGGCTGCAAAAAGGTCGATGGTGGATGAGCTGGAAGCGATGCTGGACGTGGTGGACCCACAACCAGGAGAAGGCCGGTCTGTTTCTTTGAAGAGGAGAACGTTCGATATGCCAGATGCTGTCATCCAAAAGGAACTAGCGGAGGGTGTTGCACAAGTTGTACGCATGCTCGGAGAGGATAATGCTTCAGAAACCTTTGAAGCTTAA